One Planktothrix sp. FACHB-1365 genomic window carries:
- the hpsE gene encoding hormogonium polysaccharide biosynthesis glycosyltransferase HpsE translates to MVDITVAIPTYNGAARLPAVLEKLRSQTGTEQINWEILIIDNNSTDNTAELIKNYQKERQITVPLKYCLETKKGVAFARKRAIKESQAPLIAFLDDDNLPALDWVEKAYQFAQEYPQAGVYASHVDGSYEIEPPKNFERIAGFLGITQRGDKPYFYDPKKKVLPPGLALVVRKQAWCESVPEETFLTGPLGDNRLASEDIEAILYIQKKGWEIWYSPMLKTYHQIPAYRLERNYLINISRNTGLARHYIRMLRLKPWQRPLLCPLGLVNDIRKAIAYYLKHRKALKTDVVAACEMEFLRSSVISPFYLWQWKQRD, encoded by the coding sequence ATGGTTGATATCACTGTTGCTATTCCCACCTATAATGGAGCGGCCCGCTTACCTGCGGTTTTAGAGAAATTGCGATCGCAAACTGGAACAGAACAGATAAACTGGGAAATTCTAATTATTGATAATAATAGCACTGATAATACAGCAGAATTGATTAAAAATTATCAAAAAGAAAGGCAGATAACTGTTCCTTTAAAATATTGTTTAGAAACAAAAAAGGGAGTTGCTTTTGCCCGAAAACGAGCAATAAAAGAATCTCAAGCTCCTCTAATTGCTTTTTTAGATGATGATAATTTACCGGCATTAGATTGGGTAGAAAAAGCTTATCAATTTGCTCAAGAATATCCACAAGCAGGAGTTTATGCTAGTCACGTTGATGGGAGTTATGAAATCGAACCTCCCAAAAATTTTGAGCGAATAGCAGGCTTTTTGGGGATAACTCAACGCGGAGATAAACCTTATTTTTATGATCCTAAAAAGAAAGTATTACCGCCGGGATTGGCATTAGTTGTTCGTAAACAAGCTTGGTGTGAAAGTGTTCCCGAAGAAACATTTTTAACGGGTCCTTTGGGAGATAATCGGTTAGCGAGTGAAGATATTGAAGCGATACTATATATTCAAAAAAAAGGATGGGAAATTTGGTATAGTCCAATGTTAAAAACCTATCATCAAATTCCGGCTTATCGTTTAGAACGAAATTATTTGATTAATATAAGTCGTAATACGGGGTTAGCACGACATTATATTCGGATGTTACGGTTAAAACCTTGGCAACGACCCTTATTATGTCCATTGGGGTTAGTGAATGATATTAGAAAAGCGATCGCTTACTATTTAAAACATCGAAAAGCCTTAAAAACCGATGTGGTCGCAGCTTGTGAAATGGAGTTTTTAAGAAGTAGTGTGATCAGTCCTTTTTATTTATGGCAGTGGAAACAGCGAGATTAA
- the hpsE gene encoding hormogonium polysaccharide biosynthesis glycosyltransferase HpsE, translated as MIDFTVVIPTYNGASRVPDVLEKLRSQKGTENITWEIIVVDNNSSDQTANVIQDMIASWQEEFPLLYVLETQQGAAFARQRGLEEAQGELIGFLDDDNWPDENWVAQAYQFAQVYPQAGAYGGQIHGVYEVPPPENFKAIEGFLAIRERGPEPNRYQPQVLSLPPGAAMVVRKQVWSEVVPQQPQMSGKLPGGKMVQGDDWEPLMYLYKAGWEIWYNPSMHTYHQIPAWRLKRDYLLSLIQGSCLSFCPLRMIGANFYEKPIILVRTLFGNSYNAIRHYLKYQGQLKSNLIAECEMEIYLSRIRSFFYWMRLTLYP; from the coding sequence ATGATCGATTTTACCGTTGTTATTCCCACCTATAATGGTGCTAGTCGTGTTCCCGATGTTTTAGAAAAATTGCGATCGCAAAAGGGAACAGAAAATATCACTTGGGAAATTATTGTTGTTGATAATAATAGCAGTGATCAAACAGCTAATGTTATTCAGGATATGATAGCTTCTTGGCAGGAAGAGTTTCCGTTACTGTATGTGCTTGAAACCCAGCAAGGTGCCGCCTTTGCAAGACAACGGGGACTAGAGGAAGCTCAGGGGGAGTTAATTGGGTTTCTGGATGATGATAACTGGCCGGATGAAAATTGGGTAGCCCAAGCATATCAGTTTGCACAGGTTTATCCCCAAGCGGGTGCTTATGGCGGACAAATTCATGGGGTTTATGAAGTTCCACCCCCAGAAAATTTTAAGGCAATTGAGGGATTTTTAGCTATTCGAGAACGGGGGCCAGAACCGAACCGTTATCAACCACAGGTGTTAAGCTTACCTCCAGGAGCAGCAATGGTGGTTAGAAAGCAGGTGTGGAGTGAAGTTGTACCCCAGCAACCTCAAATGAGTGGGAAGTTGCCAGGGGGAAAAATGGTGCAAGGGGATGATTGGGAACCGTTGATGTATTTATATAAAGCGGGTTGGGAAATTTGGTATAATCCATCCATGCACACTTACCATCAGATTCCGGCTTGGCGACTCAAACGGGATTATTTGTTATCTTTGATTCAGGGGTCATGTTTATCTTTTTGTCCCTTACGAATGATCGGAGCTAACTTCTATGAAAAGCCTATTATTTTGGTGCGAACTTTATTCGGAAATAGTTACAATGCAATTCGACATTATTTAAAATATCAAGGTCAGCTTAAAAGTAATTTAATTGCTGAGTGTGAAATGGAGATTTATTTAAGTCGAATTAGAAGTTTTTTTTATTGGATGAGGCTAACTTTATACCCTTAA
- the amt gene encoding ammonium transporter produces the protein MIDILWLLVCSGLVFLMQPGFMCLESGLTRSKNSINVAVKNFADFGISVALFWAFGYALMFSKTPTGGIDPGSFFFDTTSSPGVAAFFLFETMFCSTATTIVSGASAERMKFGSYLLVAALTSGMIYPIFGHWVWNGLEINQVRGWLGEKGFVDFAGSTVVHSIGGWVSLAVVLVIGPRIGRFSLDQLPQQMRGSNLQLSVLGTMLLWLGWLGFNGGSYLHLDVGVASVIVNTVLAGTSGMLIGAMLGWLLHGRPEVELIINGSLAGLVAITASSPVVSTPIAPIIGGIGAGVMVLVSLTLQRWQIDDAVDAIAVHAGGGVWGTLAVGLFGNLSLLNTGLSRGQQILVQALGVGVSFLWGFGLTWVILYTINRYFPLRVSIEAETTGLNISEHGAKTEVYDLFEVMEYQARTQDFRRRVPENQFTEVGQIGFRYNQVMQALEDALIQTEAIIHNATDAMITFSNPTGKILTANPSAEEIFGYPATELIGMSILYLFDWPTSEVTEQQTLLEKWLLQGRQAVIGRRANGSCFPLEATINQAKFGYQSFFMGTFRDLSAHKQAEEALQQAEERLKTSLELKRKNDQLKNTLRELKKTQAQLIQGEKMSSLGQLVAGIAHEINNPVNFVYGNLIHAANYTRDVLNLLETYQQEYAHPSPKIQQEIESIELEFLKEDFPKIVESMQVGADRIRDIVRSLRTFSRHDEAELKPVNIHDGLDSTLMILKSKLKPQGKLTGIEVVKDYGSIPLIECYPGPLNQVFMNLINNAIDALHDSMIQDKFSLLSCDKSLIQPQIVIRTLSTHHQRILIEISDNGLGIPKEIRSKLFDPFFTTKPVGKGTGLGLSISYQIIVERHKGQIWCESQLGEYTRFLIEIPVKQGEGMRGQGDEEATVKTSSVKKM, from the coding sequence GTGATTGATATTCTCTGGCTGCTGGTCTGTTCGGGCTTAGTCTTTTTGATGCAGCCCGGATTTATGTGTTTAGAGTCGGGTTTAACCCGCTCCAAGAATAGTATCAATGTTGCAGTCAAAAATTTTGCCGACTTTGGGATTTCCGTAGCCCTGTTTTGGGCTTTTGGCTATGCCCTGATGTTTAGTAAGACACCCACAGGAGGAATTGACCCAGGATCTTTCTTTTTTGACACCACCTCTTCTCCAGGGGTAGCGGCTTTTTTTCTATTTGAAACCATGTTTTGCAGTACCGCCACAACTATCGTTTCAGGGGCATCGGCGGAACGCATGAAGTTTGGGTCTTATCTCTTGGTTGCTGCTTTAACTTCTGGAATGATTTACCCCATTTTTGGTCATTGGGTGTGGAATGGACTAGAAATCAATCAGGTAAGGGGATGGTTAGGAGAAAAGGGCTTTGTCGATTTTGCTGGGTCTACTGTTGTTCATAGTATCGGGGGATGGGTTTCTCTGGCGGTTGTGTTGGTTATTGGGCCACGAATTGGACGGTTTTCCCTCGATCAACTACCCCAACAAATGCGGGGATCAAACCTTCAGTTGTCTGTGTTGGGGACAATGTTACTGTGGTTAGGATGGTTAGGATTTAACGGGGGAAGTTATCTACATTTAGATGTTGGCGTGGCTTCGGTTATTGTCAATACGGTTCTAGCCGGGACGTCGGGGATGTTAATCGGGGCTATGTTGGGTTGGCTACTGCATGGCCGGCCGGAAGTAGAACTGATTATTAATGGTTCTTTGGCTGGTTTAGTCGCAATTACGGCGTCTTCCCCGGTGGTTTCGACTCCCATAGCCCCCATCATTGGAGGAATTGGGGCGGGGGTCATGGTGTTAGTCTCCCTAACCCTACAACGATGGCAGATTGATGATGCTGTAGATGCCATTGCGGTTCATGCAGGCGGTGGGGTATGGGGAACTTTAGCGGTGGGTCTGTTTGGTAATCTAAGTTTACTCAATACGGGCTTGTCTCGCGGTCAACAAATACTGGTTCAAGCTTTAGGTGTTGGGGTGTCTTTCCTCTGGGGATTTGGCTTGACCTGGGTAATTTTATACACCATCAATCGTTACTTTCCCCTGCGAGTCTCCATTGAAGCAGAAACAACCGGATTAAATATTTCTGAACATGGGGCCAAAACTGAGGTTTATGATTTGTTTGAGGTTATGGAGTATCAAGCTCGTACCCAGGACTTTAGGCGACGGGTTCCCGAAAATCAATTTACAGAAGTCGGTCAAATAGGCTTTCGATATAACCAAGTGATGCAAGCTTTGGAGGATGCCTTAATCCAAACCGAGGCTATCATTCACAATGCAACGGATGCTATGATTACCTTTTCCAACCCAACGGGAAAGATTTTAACAGCCAATCCCAGTGCAGAAGAAATATTTGGATATCCGGCCACAGAATTAATTGGAATGTCAATATTATATCTGTTTGATTGGCCGACTTCCGAGGTCACTGAACAGCAAACTTTGTTAGAAAAATGGTTATTACAAGGCCGTCAAGCGGTTATCGGTCGTCGAGCTAATGGGTCTTGTTTTCCTTTGGAAGCTACAATTAATCAGGCAAAATTTGGCTATCAATCTTTTTTTATGGGAACTTTTCGGGATTTATCTGCCCATAAACAAGCTGAGGAAGCTTTACAACAAGCTGAGGAACGGTTAAAGACTTCTCTGGAGTTAAAACGAAAAAATGATCAACTTAAAAATACGCTGAGAGAACTCAAAAAAACTCAAGCTCAGTTAATTCAAGGTGAAAAAATGTCGAGTTTAGGTCAACTGGTTGCCGGAATTGCTCATGAAATTAATAATCCGGTTAATTTTGTCTATGGTAATTTAATTCATGCTGCTAACTACACCCGTGATGTTCTGAATTTATTGGAAACTTACCAACAAGAATACGCCCATCCTAGTCCTAAAATTCAGCAAGAAATTGAATCAATTGAATTAGAATTTCTCAAAGAAGATTTTCCTAAAATTGTAGAATCAATGCAGGTCGGAGCCGACCGGATTCGGGATATTGTTCGGTCGTTGCGAACTTTTTCCCGTCATGATGAGGCGGAACTCAAGCCTGTTAATATTCATGATGGGTTAGACAGTACCTTGATGATTTTGAAGAGTAAACTCAAACCCCAAGGGAAGTTAACGGGAATTGAGGTCGTCAAGGACTATGGGAGTATTCCTTTGATTGAGTGTTATCCAGGGCCTTTAAATCAGGTGTTTATGAATCTGATTAATAATGCTATTGATGCTCTGCACGATTCAATGATCCAAGATAAATTTTCTTTACTATCCTGCGATAAGTCCCTAATTCAGCCTCAAATTGTAATTCGTACCCTATCAACACACCATCAACGAATTTTGATAGAAATTTCTGATAATGGTTTGGGGATTCCTAAAGAAATTCGGTCTAAGCTATTTGATCCTTTTTTTACAACCAAACCCGTCGGGAAAGGCACCGGTTTAGGTTTGTCCATTAGCTATCAAATTATTGTCGAACGCCATAAAGGTCAAATTTGGTGCGAGTCCCAATTAGGGGAATATACTAGGTTTCTGATAGAAATTCCGGTGAAACAGGGGGAGGGGATGAGAGGACAAGGGGATGAGGAAGCAACTGTCAAGACTTCCTCTGTAAAAAAAATGTGA
- a CDS encoding class I SAM-dependent RNA methyltransferase, whose protein sequence is MTQYFATVAKGLEVIAAQELERLGAENVRPEFTGVHFTGSRKLLYRVNLWGRTLFRVLVPIAEFSCANAQQLYQEVQNINWTEYLSPLNTFAVNCTGKNEVLNHTHFTALQVKNAIIDQQRSEFGERSDINLNNPDLWINLHLHENHGILSLDSSGSSLHRRGYRPAVGLAPLKESLASALLEIAEWHPDLPFLDPLCGSGTLPIEASLKALNIAPGLFRETFGFMKWKDFDPKLWESLKHEALEAQLTTLPAPILGSDQDGDILNQAFENAQRCGVADQIRLQQLELSQIEPPADQGVIICNPPYGERLGEVEELAGLYKQLGDTFKQRFKGWTAYILTGNKTLGKQVGLRTSRRIAVYNGSLPCTLLKYELY, encoded by the coding sequence ATGACCCAGTATTTTGCAACGGTTGCCAAGGGTTTAGAAGTTATTGCTGCTCAAGAGTTAGAACGTTTAGGGGCTGAAAATGTTCGTCCTGAATTTACAGGAGTTCATTTCACAGGTTCTCGCAAGCTTCTTTATCGAGTTAATCTTTGGGGAAGAACCCTATTTCGGGTTTTAGTCCCGATTGCTGAATTTTCCTGTGCCAATGCCCAACAATTGTATCAGGAAGTTCAAAATATTAATTGGACTGAGTATTTATCCCCTCTGAATACCTTTGCTGTTAATTGTACAGGCAAAAATGAAGTCTTAAACCATACCCACTTTACCGCTCTTCAGGTTAAAAACGCCATTATTGATCAACAGCGTTCAGAATTTGGGGAACGTTCTGATATTAATCTTAATAATCCTGATTTATGGATTAATCTTCATCTCCATGAAAATCACGGAATTTTAAGTTTAGATAGTTCTGGAAGCAGTTTACATCGCCGGGGATATCGTCCCGCCGTTGGACTTGCCCCTTTAAAAGAAAGTTTAGCATCTGCGTTATTAGAAATAGCAGAATGGCATCCTGATTTACCGTTTTTAGACCCGTTATGTGGGTCAGGAACTTTACCCATAGAAGCCAGTTTAAAAGCTTTAAATATTGCACCAGGGTTATTCCGAGAAACCTTTGGGTTTATGAAATGGAAAGATTTTGATCCTAAATTATGGGAATCTTTAAAACATGAAGCATTAGAGGCACAATTAACCACCTTACCCGCCCCAATTCTGGGTTCAGATCAAGATGGGGATATTCTGAATCAAGCTTTTGAGAATGCTCAACGTTGTGGGGTTGCAGACCAAATTCGCTTACAACAACTGGAATTATCTCAAATAGAACCTCCTGCGGATCAGGGTGTGATTATTTGTAACCCTCCCTACGGAGAACGTTTGGGAGAGGTGGAGGAATTAGCTGGTTTATATAAACAGTTAGGGGATACGTTTAAACAACGGTTTAAAGGTTGGACAGCTTATATTTTGACCGGAAACAAAACATTAGGAAAACAAGTCGGTTTAAGAACTTCTCGGAGAATTGCGGTTTATAATGGTTCCTTACCCTGCACGTTATTAAAGTATGAGCTTTATTAA
- a CDS encoding phycobilisome protein has protein sequence MQAELNELLVQAENRYLQTEELVGFKSYAETLAQRLKIYEFLRDREIAIFQPIADQISSQFPHEKEERLEEILQQWILILRHSAMAMLLNDSEYLQQRVIEWLSGLVKAHNTQSIDTQIYQLLTTRLNELISPKATVFLQPFLEQIKTNLLEGGTEKS, from the coding sequence ATGCAAGCCGAATTAAATGAGTTATTAGTTCAAGCGGAAAATCGCTATCTTCAAACAGAAGAATTAGTGGGTTTTAAAAGTTATGCAGAAACTTTAGCCCAGCGATTAAAAATTTATGAATTCCTTCGGGATCGAGAAATAGCTATTTTCCAACCGATTGCGGATCAAATTTCTAGCCAATTTCCTCACGAAAAGGAAGAACGATTAGAAGAAATTTTACAGCAATGGATTCTGATTCTTCGTCATAGTGCAATGGCAATGTTATTAAATGATTCCGAATATCTTCAGCAACGAGTTATTGAGTGGTTATCGGGTTTAGTAAAAGCTCATAATACCCAATCAATTGATACTCAAATTTATCAATTGCTTACGACTCGTTTAAATGAATTAATTTCTCCAAAAGCCACGGTTTTCCTGCAACCTTTCTTAGAACAAATCAAAACAAACTTACTAGAAGGAGGAACCGAGAAATCGTAA
- a CDS encoding glycosyltransferase family 2 protein, producing MVSISIIIPVHNRKSLTQNILAQLHQQTLGIDLAKITIIVVDDGSTDGTLEMIRHEFTQVQLLIGDGSLWWGGAITLGMQYSINQFNADYIVWLNDDLLLTDNFIKNLIISCDIYSNQKTIIGGLVRNKNHPNWLVYSGHLNNFPIRDIHIFNQQEDILVDFIFGNIAIIPKKVVNAIGFPDAAWLPQNGCDHEYMLRASKAGFRIVVTSKLQAFNDFNLSDLIRYMPYWMQWYLQKDWLKRWQIFQGLTQIKTGYNIWVVLRMHSKFRHKKNIKIWHYVLAYMNRIIRLLILDFLPKDYIYHRIFNYLKQEQLPQDIIHQVLELRFSGIQFDITE from the coding sequence ATGGTCAGTATTTCTATCATAATTCCTGTTCATAATCGAAAATCATTAACCCAAAATATCCTAGCTCAACTACACCAACAAACTTTGGGCATAGATTTAGCTAAAATAACAATTATAGTGGTTGATGATGGTTCAACAGATGGCACTTTAGAAATGATTCGCCATGAATTTACACAGGTACAGTTACTAATAGGGGATGGTTCTTTGTGGTGGGGAGGAGCGATCACATTAGGAATGCAGTACAGTATTAATCAATTCAATGCTGATTATATTGTTTGGCTAAATGATGATTTATTGTTGACAGATAACTTTATTAAAAATTTAATTATATCCTGTGATATTTATTCAAATCAAAAAACAATTATTGGTGGATTAGTCAGAAATAAAAATCATCCTAATTGGTTGGTATATAGTGGTCATTTGAATAATTTTCCGATTCGAGATATTCATATTTTTAATCAACAAGAAGATATTTTAGTAGACTTCATTTTTGGCAATATTGCCATTATTCCTAAAAAAGTCGTCAATGCGATTGGTTTTCCTGATGCAGCATGGTTGCCTCAAAATGGGTGTGATCACGAATATATGTTACGAGCAAGTAAAGCAGGATTTAGAATTGTTGTAACTTCTAAATTACAAGCTTTTAATGATTTTAACTTGTCAGATTTAATTCGATATATGCCCTATTGGATGCAGTGGTATTTACAGAAAGATTGGTTGAAACGTTGGCAGATTTTTCAAGGTTTAACCCAGATAAAAACTGGTTATAATATTTGGGTTGTCCTGAGAATGCACTCAAAATTTAGGCATAAAAAAAACATTAAAATTTGGCATTATGTCTTAGCTTATATGAACAGAATTATCAGACTATTAATTCTTGATTTTCTGCCTAAAGATTATATTTATCATCGGATATTTAATTATTTAAAACAAGAACAATTACCCCAAGATATTATTCATCAAGTTTTAGAACTGCGTTTTTCAGGGATTCAGTTTGATATAACCGAGTAA
- a CDS encoding sulfotransferase gives MKSSSIRPVFLVGCPRSGTTLLQSLLAANPKIASFPETKFFQFLMPAKTSRRQKLGLIARELKPWLYKFFREDMNLPEVVQLLPKIPLRILYTRKFIKILNNLAWEQGAIVWIEKTPEHIYNIEYIEKVLPNAKIIHLIRNGSDVVASLYEVSHKYPKWWGGGLNIDQCIQRWVEAVEISQIYLSKQNHICVKYENLVNDTIVVLEKLCDFIDVEFDDKMLLDYSIVAKKLSMEEAGRTVISQEIRQTTSTKFYELFDADQQHYILSRLSAVNLDTIETI, from the coding sequence ATGAAAAGCTCATCCATACGTCCTGTTTTTCTTGTAGGGTGTCCACGTTCAGGTACAACTCTTTTACAAAGCTTATTAGCAGCAAACCCTAAAATTGCTTCTTTCCCTGAAACAAAATTTTTTCAATTTCTCATGCCTGCAAAAACATCTCGTAGGCAAAAATTGGGTTTAATCGCTCGTGAGTTAAAACCCTGGCTCTACAAATTTTTTAGAGAAGATATGAACCTTCCTGAAGTTGTCCAACTTCTTCCTAAAATCCCTTTAAGGATATTATACACTCGTAAGTTTATCAAAATTTTAAATAATCTAGCCTGGGAACAAGGAGCAATAGTCTGGATAGAAAAAACCCCAGAACATATATATAACATAGAATATATCGAAAAAGTCTTACCCAACGCAAAAATTATTCATTTAATCAGAAATGGCTCAGATGTCGTTGCTTCATTATATGAAGTATCCCATAAATATCCTAAATGGTGGGGAGGAGGGTTAAATATCGATCAGTGTATCCAGCGTTGGGTAGAAGCTGTAGAAATTAGTCAAATTTATTTATCCAAGCAGAATCATATTTGTGTTAAATATGAAAACTTAGTCAATGACACAATCGTTGTACTTGAAAAACTTTGTGATTTTATTGATGTGGAATTTGATGATAAAATGCTACTGGATTATAGCATAGTAGCTAAAAAATTAAGCATGGAAGAGGCAGGAAGAACAGTGATTAGTCAAGAAATTCGACAAACTACATCAACCAAGTTCTATGAATTATTTGATGCTGATCAACAGCACTATATCTTAAGTCGCTTGTCTGCGGTTAACTTAGACACAATTGAGACAATCTAA
- a CDS encoding V4R domain-containing protein, whose product MVLTTATQHPIENYSKLKKTHPKAHNHYRFQDFFSFDSSTGTVTDWNEMRNIFTSEDFIIGLVEGLEEEVGNASSVIMYTIGKEWGVKDAEFFQHWYEAEFGQSIRQSNLMFLLETWWWPFTSQGWGRWEVDMSDRKHGCIFINLFDSAVARSLGDIGKPVCHIYAGLFAGFFSKLVKKSLSCIELQCYSMGETYCKFLLGNPDRIDAAGFWLNEGATARDIQRKLQDGVVLR is encoded by the coding sequence ATGGTGTTAACCACCGCAACCCAACATCCTATCGAGAATTATTCTAAACTTAAAAAAACCCATCCGAAAGCCCATAATCATTATCGGTTTCAAGACTTCTTCAGCTTTGACTCATCAACAGGTACGGTCACGGACTGGAATGAAATGCGAAACATCTTTACCAGTGAGGACTTTATTATTGGTTTAGTGGAGGGATTAGAAGAGGAAGTTGGCAACGCTTCATCCGTGATTATGTACACTATTGGAAAGGAATGGGGGGTTAAGGATGCAGAGTTTTTCCAACACTGGTATGAAGCCGAGTTTGGTCAAAGTATCCGACAATCTAACCTGATGTTTTTATTAGAAACTTGGTGGTGGCCCTTCACGTCCCAAGGCTGGGGACGTTGGGAAGTCGATATGAGCGATCGCAAACACGGCTGTATTTTCATTAACTTATTTGACTCGGCTGTTGCTCGTAGTTTAGGAGACATAGGAAAACCAGTTTGTCATATTTATGCTGGATTATTTGCCGGATTTTTTAGCAAATTAGTCAAAAAAAGTCTCAGTTGTATTGAACTGCAATGTTATTCCATGGGGGAAACTTATTGTAAATTTCTCTTAGGAAACCCTGATCGCATTGATGCGGCTGGTTTCTGGTTAAACGAAGGCGCAACGGCCAGAGATATTCAACGGAAATTACAAGATGGAGTCGTCCTACGATGA
- a CDS encoding VanW family protein, which produces MKRTSRLVSSNFNLKILFSSDFRRNLKSIQREIIDQLSGQKSKFVQRQILTLEEQQDFKEQIKISQAVKKTSHFENKKHNLATAIAQIENRLIQPGEIFSFWYLVGEPHTKNGYREGRAIVNNELQSNIGGGLCQLSGLIYYLILKAGLIPLERHPHSQDIYTEESRFAPLGSDATVVYGYKDLRFQNTLSIPIFFRFNLLEEEIIGFLCSSETLEEFKIEFKVEVQPGLKQVNTIRWDNTENKFVLITSNCYPSLIE; this is translated from the coding sequence ATGAAAAGAACCTCGCGATTAGTTTCATCGAATTTTAATTTAAAAATATTATTTTCTTCGGATTTTAGACGAAATTTAAAATCTATACAAAGAGAAATCATAGATCAGTTATCAGGACAAAAAAGTAAGTTTGTTCAACGACAAATTCTGACCCTTGAAGAACAACAAGATTTTAAAGAACAAATTAAAATTAGTCAAGCCGTAAAAAAAACGAGCCATTTTGAAAATAAAAAACATAATTTAGCTACAGCGATCGCTCAAATTGAAAATCGTTTAATTCAACCAGGAGAAATATTTTCTTTTTGGTATTTAGTCGGAGAACCTCATACTAAAAATGGCTATCGAGAGGGACGAGCAATTGTTAATAATGAACTTCAATCTAATATTGGTGGTGGTTTGTGTCAACTTTCTGGATTGATTTATTATTTAATCTTAAAAGCAGGTTTGATCCCCTTAGAAAGACACCCCCATTCCCAAGATATTTATACCGAAGAAAGCCGATTTGCACCTTTAGGTTCAGATGCAACAGTGGTTTATGGATATAAAGATCTGCGGTTTCAAAATACATTATCTATTCCTATTTTTTTTCGCTTTAATTTGTTAGAGGAAGAAATCATCGGATTTTTATGTTCTTCTGAAACCCTAGAGGAATTTAAGATTGAGTTTAAAGTTGAAGTGCAACCAGGACTCAAACAAGTGAATACAATTCGTTGGGATAATACAGAAAATAAATTTGTTTTAATTACGTCTAATTGCTACCCTAGCTTAATAGAGTAG
- a CDS encoding helix-turn-helix domain-containing protein, which produces MKSRYRYRIYPTTQQKTLTISFINCQLRLFVRIKQ; this is translated from the coding sequence ATGAAATCAAGATATCGTTACAGAATTTACCCAACCACCCAACAAAAGACACTAACGATTTCTTTCATAAACTGTCAACTAAGATTATTCGTGAGAATCAAACAATAG
- a CDS encoding glycosyltransferase, giving the protein MGSISVVIPVYNGEKTIRQTIESVCNQTFSDFELIVINDGSTDSTLEIVHKIADPRLKVFSYANANQAASRNRGIEKATGEYIAFLDADDLWTPDKLESQINMLKNNSTAAVAYSWTNCIDELNQFLHPGTRANFSGNVYQNLLLADFISNGSNALIRKQALEDVGVFNVELPPAEDWDLWLRLAHRYPFVVVPQPQVFYRQSHQSSSSNLVKQETAMLKVLEQAFNQVPEDFKPLKSISLANTYKYLTFKSLQAQPSRKTALKTLQFLRNAIEYDSSLLRSKVMLKIVLKIAIMSLFSPKNAEKLLSYVQTVLNTNTLLGYIKLNP; this is encoded by the coding sequence ATGGGATCAATTTCTGTGGTTATTCCAGTATATAATGGAGAAAAAACAATTCGACAAACGATTGAATCTGTATGCAATCAAACTTTTTCTGATTTTGAATTAATTGTTATTAATGATGGTTCAACGGATTCAACATTAGAGATAGTTCACAAGATTGCTGACCCACGTTTAAAGGTTTTTTCTTATGCTAATGCCAATCAAGCTGCGAGTCGTAATCGAGGAATTGAAAAAGCAACAGGTGAATATATTGCTTTTTTAGATGCTGACGATTTATGGACACCTGATAAACTTGAAAGTCAAATCAATATGCTAAAAAATAATTCAACGGCTGCTGTTGCCTATAGTTGGACAAATTGTATTGATGAATTGAATCAATTTTTACACCCAGGAACTCGTGCAAATTTTTCAGGAAATGTTTATCAAAATTTACTCTTAGCTGATTTTATTTCTAATGGTTCTAATGCTTTAATCCGAAAACAAGCATTAGAAGACGTGGGCGTTTTTAATGTGGAACTTCCTCCCGCAGAAGATTGGGATTTATGGCTAAGATTAGCCCACCGTTATCCCTTTGTTGTTGTTCCTCAACCTCAAGTTTTCTATCGTCAATCTCATCAATCTAGTTCTTCTAACTTAGTCAAACAAGAAACAGCAATGTTAAAGGTACTTGAACAAGCTTTTAATCAAGTACCAGAGGATTTTAAACCTCTAAAATCTATTAGTCTTGCTAATACTTATAAATATCTAACTTTCAAAAGTTTACAAGCTCAACCATCCCGCAAAACAGCTTTAAAAACTCTGCAATTCTTGAGAAATGCTATAGAATATGATTCTAGTTTACTGAGAAGTAAAGTAATGCTAAAAATAGTATTAAAAATAGCAATTATGAGCTTATTTTCACCTAAAAATGCTGAAAAATTATTAAGCTATGTTCAAACTGTTCTGAACACAAATACCTTACTCGGTTATATCAAACTGAATCCCTGA